From Streptomyces sp. NBC_00775, one genomic window encodes:
- a CDS encoding acyl-CoA carboxylase subunit beta — MTVLSSALDISGPDYTAHREAMLTKLAELDTEHAKALAGGGEKYVARHRKRGKLLARERIELLLDPDTPFLELSPLAAYGSEYAVGASLVTGIGVVEGVECLITANDPTVRGGASNPWSLKKALRANDIALANRLPCISLVESGGADLPSQKEIFIPGGAIFRDLTRLSAAGIPTVAVVFGNSTAGGAYVPGMSDHVIMVKERAKVFLGGPPLVKMATGEESDDESLGGAEMHARVSGLADYFAVDEQDALRQARRVVARLNHRKAYSDPGPAVPPKYDEDELLGIVPGDLKHPFDPREVIARIVDASDFDEFKPLYGTSLTTGWATLHGYPVGILANAQGVLFSAESQKAAQFIQLANQRDIPLLFLHNTTGYMVGKEYEQGGIIKHGAMMINAVSNSRVPHLSVLMGASYGAGHYGMCGRAYDPRFLFAWPSAKSAVMGPQQLAGVLSIVARQSAAAKGQPYDDDADAALRAMVEQQIESESLPMFLSGRLYDDGVIDPRDTRTVLGLCLSAIHTAPYEGARGGFGVFRM; from the coding sequence GTGACCGTCCTTTCCTCCGCGCTCGACATCAGCGGCCCCGACTACACCGCCCACCGCGAAGCCATGCTCACCAAGCTCGCCGAGCTGGACACCGAGCACGCCAAGGCGCTCGCGGGCGGCGGCGAGAAGTACGTCGCCCGGCACCGGAAGCGCGGCAAGCTGCTCGCCCGGGAGCGGATCGAGCTGCTCCTCGACCCCGACACCCCCTTCCTGGAGCTGTCGCCGCTGGCCGCGTACGGCAGCGAGTACGCGGTCGGCGCCTCGCTGGTCACCGGGATCGGGGTCGTCGAGGGCGTGGAGTGCCTGATCACGGCGAACGACCCGACCGTGCGCGGCGGTGCCAGCAACCCCTGGAGCCTGAAGAAGGCCCTGCGGGCCAATGACATCGCGCTCGCCAACCGGCTGCCCTGCATCAGCCTCGTCGAGTCCGGCGGCGCCGATCTGCCGTCCCAGAAGGAGATCTTCATCCCCGGGGGCGCGATCTTCCGCGACCTCACCCGGCTGTCCGCGGCCGGAATCCCCACCGTGGCGGTCGTCTTCGGGAACTCCACCGCCGGAGGCGCGTACGTCCCCGGCATGTCCGACCACGTGATCATGGTCAAGGAGCGGGCCAAGGTCTTCCTGGGCGGGCCGCCGCTGGTGAAGATGGCCACCGGCGAGGAGAGCGACGACGAGTCCCTGGGCGGCGCCGAGATGCACGCGCGCGTGTCGGGTCTCGCGGACTACTTCGCCGTCGACGAGCAGGACGCCCTCCGGCAGGCCCGGCGCGTGGTCGCCCGCCTCAACCACCGCAAGGCGTACAGCGATCCGGGCCCGGCGGTCCCTCCCAAGTACGACGAGGACGAGCTCCTGGGGATCGTCCCCGGCGACCTGAAGCACCCCTTCGACCCGCGCGAGGTCATCGCCCGCATCGTCGACGCCTCCGACTTCGACGAGTTCAAGCCCCTCTACGGGACGAGCCTGACGACCGGCTGGGCGACGCTCCACGGCTACCCCGTCGGCATCCTCGCCAACGCCCAGGGCGTGCTCTTCAGCGCCGAGTCCCAGAAGGCCGCCCAGTTCATCCAGCTCGCCAACCAGCGCGACATCCCACTGCTCTTCCTGCACAACACCACCGGCTACATGGTCGGCAAGGAGTACGAGCAGGGCGGCATCATCAAGCACGGCGCCATGATGATCAACGCGGTGAGCAACTCACGGGTCCCGCACCTGTCCGTCCTGATGGGCGCCTCCTACGGAGCCGGTCACTACGGCATGTGCGGGCGCGCGTACGACCCGCGCTTCCTGTTCGCCTGGCCCAGCGCCAAGTCGGCCGTCATGGGCCCCCAGCAGCTCGCGGGCGTCCTGTCGATCGTCGCCCGGCAGTCGGCGGCGGCGAAGGGGCAGCCGTACGACGACGACGCGGACGCGGCGCTGCGCGCCATGGTCGAGCAGCAGATCGAGTCCGAGTCGCTGCCGATGTTCCTGTCCGGGCGGCTGTATGACGACGGGGTCATCGACCCGCGCGACACCCGCACCGTTCTCGGCCTGTGCCTGTCCGCGATCCACACGGCGCCCTACGAGGGCGCGCGCGGTGGCTTCGGCGTCTTCCGGATGTGA
- a CDS encoding lipid II:glycine glycyltransferase FemX: MRLRLQAITREEHLAFVGTRASVSHMQVPSWGEVKPDWRAESLGWFDGAGQLVGAGLVLMRPLPKVKRYLAYLPEGPVIDWYAADLAERWLDPMLAHLKARGAFSVKMGPPVVARRWSADAVKAAIADPAARRLGDAEATTYEPAAFGVAERLRSMGWQQTEAGGEDGFAAGQPRYVFQVPFRDRSLEEIHRGLNQQWRRNIKKAEKAGVKVVRGGYDDLPAFYELYAETAERDCFIPRPLPYFQRMWTALTAEDPNRMRLYLAHHDGDVLAAATMLTVGAHVWYSYGASTSRKREVQPNNAIQWRMMADAHELGAAVYDFRGITDTLEESNHLLGLLRFKVGSGGEAIEYLGEWDFPLNRLLHKALDLYMARR; this comes from the coding sequence ATGAGGCTCCGTCTGCAGGCCATCACCCGTGAAGAGCATCTGGCGTTCGTCGGGACGCGGGCCTCGGTCAGTCATATGCAGGTGCCGTCGTGGGGTGAGGTGAAGCCGGACTGGCGGGCGGAGAGCCTGGGGTGGTTCGACGGGGCGGGGCAGCTCGTCGGGGCGGGGCTGGTGCTGATGCGGCCGTTGCCGAAGGTGAAGCGGTATCTGGCGTATCTGCCGGAGGGCCCGGTCATCGACTGGTACGCGGCGGATCTCGCCGAGCGCTGGCTCGATCCGATGCTGGCGCACCTCAAGGCGCGGGGCGCGTTCTCGGTGAAGATGGGGCCGCCCGTGGTCGCACGCCGATGGAGCGCGGACGCGGTCAAGGCGGCGATCGCCGATCCGGCGGCGCGCCGGCTGGGGGACGCGGAGGCGACGACGTACGAGCCGGCGGCCTTCGGCGTTGCCGAGCGGCTGCGGAGCATGGGGTGGCAGCAGACCGAGGCCGGTGGTGAGGACGGGTTCGCGGCCGGACAGCCGCGGTACGTCTTCCAGGTGCCCTTCCGTGACCGGTCGTTGGAGGAGATCCACCGCGGGCTCAATCAGCAGTGGCGGCGGAACATCAAGAAGGCGGAGAAGGCCGGTGTGAAGGTGGTGCGGGGCGGCTACGACGACCTGCCCGCCTTCTACGAGCTCTACGCGGAGACCGCCGAGCGCGACTGCTTCATCCCCCGACCCCTGCCCTACTTCCAGCGCATGTGGACCGCACTGACCGCCGAGGACCCGAACCGCATGCGCCTCTACCTCGCCCACCACGACGGCGACGTCCTCGCCGCCGCCACGATGCTGACCGTCGGCGCACACGTCTGGTACTCCTACGGCGCCTCGACCAGTCGCAAGCGCGAGGTCCAGCCCAACAATGCCATCCAGTGGCGCATGATGGCCGACGCCCACGAACTCGGCGCCGCCGTCTACGACTTCCGCGGCATCACCGACACCCTGGAGGAGTCCAACCATCTCCTCGGCCTTCTCCGCTTCAAGGTCGGCTCGGGCGGCGAGGCCATCGAGTACCTCGGTGAGTGGGACTTCCCCCTCAACCGCCTGCTGCACAAGGCGCTGGACCTCTACATGGCGCGCCGCTGA
- a CDS encoding acyclic terpene utilization AtuA family protein has product MTAVRPLRIGNASGFYGDRFDALREMLTGGPLDVLTGDYLAELTMLILGRDKLKDPKRGYAKTFLGQLEECLGLAHERGVRVVANAGGLNPAGLADAVRELADRLGIPVRVAHVEGDDLTHRYPGSLAAHAYLGGAGIAACLREGADIVVTGRVTDAALVTGPAVAHFGWGPGDHDRLAGAVVAGHVLECGTQATGGNYAFFADHDPALLRHPGFPLAELHEDGTSVITKHVGTGGLVDVGTVTAQLLYETQGARYAGPDVTARLDSVRLTQEGPDRVRIEGVRGEAPPPTLKVGLNRLGGFRNEVVFVLTGLDIERKAALVRDQLDTALATAKSRPAEVRWDLARTDHPDAPTEETASALLRLVVRDADQNAVGRALSGAAVELALASYPGFHVMAPPGTGSPYGVFEDVYVPHGAVDHVAVLHDGRRVPVAPVEDTRVLETPEEPPLPEPLPLTGPTRRAPLGLVAGARSGDKGGNANVGVWARTDDAWRWLAHHLTTDRFQRLVPESRPLKVVRHVLPNLRALNFVVEGILGEGVASQARFDPQAKALGEWLRSRHLDIPESLL; this is encoded by the coding sequence GTGACCGCCGTACGACCGCTGCGCATCGGCAACGCCTCCGGCTTCTACGGCGACCGCTTCGACGCCCTGCGCGAGATGCTCACCGGCGGTCCGCTGGACGTCCTCACCGGCGACTATCTCGCCGAGCTGACGATGCTCATCCTGGGCCGCGACAAGCTGAAGGACCCGAAGCGCGGGTACGCCAAGACCTTCCTGGGCCAACTGGAGGAGTGCCTCGGCCTCGCGCACGAGCGCGGCGTACGCGTCGTCGCGAACGCGGGCGGCCTCAACCCGGCCGGACTCGCCGACGCCGTGCGGGAGTTGGCGGACAGGCTCGGCATCCCGGTGCGCGTCGCCCATGTCGAGGGCGACGACCTGACGCACCGGTACCCGGGGAGTCTCGCCGCGCACGCCTACCTCGGCGGCGCCGGCATCGCCGCGTGTCTGCGCGAGGGTGCGGACATCGTCGTCACGGGGCGGGTCACGGACGCGGCACTCGTCACCGGGCCCGCCGTCGCCCACTTCGGCTGGGGACCGGGGGACCACGACCGGCTCGCGGGCGCTGTCGTCGCCGGGCACGTCCTGGAGTGCGGCACCCAGGCCACCGGCGGCAACTACGCCTTCTTCGCCGACCACGACCCGGCCCTCCTCCGCCACCCCGGCTTCCCGCTCGCCGAACTCCACGAGGACGGCACGAGCGTCATCACCAAACACGTCGGCACCGGCGGCCTCGTCGACGTCGGCACGGTCACCGCGCAGCTCCTGTACGAGACGCAGGGCGCCCGGTACGCGGGCCCCGACGTCACCGCCCGGCTCGACTCGGTCCGGCTGACCCAGGAGGGCCCCGACCGGGTCCGGATCGAGGGAGTGCGCGGTGAGGCCCCGCCGCCCACCCTCAAGGTCGGCCTCAACCGGCTCGGGGGCTTCCGCAACGAGGTCGTGTTCGTCCTGACAGGACTCGACATCGAGCGCAAGGCCGCCCTCGTACGCGACCAGTTGGACACCGCACTCGCCACCGCCAAGTCCCGCCCGGCGGAGGTGCGGTGGGATCTCGCCCGCACCGACCACCCCGACGCCCCCACCGAGGAGACCGCGAGCGCACTGCTCCGGCTCGTCGTACGGGACGCGGACCAGAACGCGGTCGGCCGTGCGCTGAGCGGAGCCGCCGTCGAACTGGCGCTGGCGAGCTACCCCGGATTCCATGTCATGGCGCCCCCTGGGACGGGCTCGCCTTATGGGGTCTTCGAGGATGTGTACGTCCCCCATGGCGCCGTCGACCATGTCGCGGTCCTCCATGACGGGCGCCGGGTGCCTGTGGCTCCGGTCGAAGACACCCGCGTACTGGAGACGCCGGAAGAACCGCCGTTGCCCGAGCCGTTGCCTCTGACCGGACCGACCCGCCGTGCGCCTCTCGGCCTTGTCGCCGGCGCCCGCAGCGGTGACAAGGGCGGGAACGCCAATGTCGGGGTCTGGGCGCGCACGGATGACGCGTGGCGGTGGCTGGCCCATCACCTGACCACGGACAGATTTCAGCGTCTGGTGCCGGAAAGCCGCCCTCTGAAAGTCGTCCGGCACGTACTGCCCAACCTCCGCGCCCTCAACTTCGTCGTCGAAGGAATCCTCGGCGAGGGCGTCGCCTCCCAGGCCCGTTTCGACCCCCAGGCCAAGGCCCTCGGCGAATGGCTCCGCTCCCGTCACCTGGACATACCGGAGAGCCTCCTGTGA
- a CDS encoding TIGR03084 family metal-binding protein, whose protein sequence is MSDPSSVIDDLCRESEELDRLVGELGEGRWAVATPAPGWTIAHQIAHLAWTDRAALLAVTDAEAFAKEVEKALAAPDGFVDEGAEEGAALPPARLLAAWRSGRAALEEALRAAPTGTRFPWYGPPMSVASMATGRLMETWAHGQDVADALGVMRAPTDRLKHVARIGVRARDFAFGVRGLTVPGEEFRVELVAPSGELWTYGPADAAQRVTGPALDFCLLVTQRAHRADLALRAQGPDADRWLDIAQAFAGPPGGGRAPKEPGHEPREPRDPKGTGP, encoded by the coding sequence GTGTCCGACCCGTCGTCCGTGATCGACGATCTGTGCCGGGAGAGTGAGGAACTCGACCGGCTGGTAGGGGAGTTGGGGGAGGGGCGGTGGGCGGTCGCCACGCCCGCTCCCGGGTGGACCATCGCCCACCAGATCGCCCATCTCGCCTGGACCGACCGCGCCGCGCTGCTCGCCGTGACCGACGCGGAGGCCTTCGCCAAGGAGGTCGAGAAGGCGCTCGCCGCGCCGGACGGATTCGTGGACGAGGGCGCGGAGGAGGGCGCCGCGCTGCCGCCGGCCCGACTGCTCGCCGCGTGGCGGTCGGGGCGGGCCGCCCTGGAGGAGGCCCTGCGCGCGGCACCCACGGGAACGCGGTTTCCCTGGTACGGCCCACCCATGTCGGTCGCCTCTATGGCCACCGGCCGTCTTATGGAGACCTGGGCCCATGGACAGGACGTGGCCGATGCGTTGGGTGTGATGCGTGCACCCACGGACCGGCTGAAGCATGTGGCGCGCATCGGGGTGCGGGCCCGTGACTTCGCCTTCGGGGTACGAGGGCTCACCGTGCCCGGCGAGGAGTTCCGCGTGGAACTTGTGGCTCCGTCCGGCGAGTTGTGGACGTACGGCCCGGCGGACGCCGCCCAGCGCGTCACCGGCCCGGCCCTCGACTTCTGCCTGCTGGTGACCCAACGGGCGCACCGCGCCGACCTGGCCCTACGGGCACAGGGCCCCGACGCCGATCGGTGGCTGGACATCGCCCAGGCCTTCGCGGGCCCGCCGGGGGGCGGACGCGCGCCGAAGGAGCCTGGACACGAGCCGCGGGAGCCGCGGGACCCGAAGGGGACCGGGCCGTGA
- a CDS encoding EamA family transporter, producing MNSPSAATPSSPAPAVPTTAPVPTDGVSTAGGPRRRGSLGPVGLVLAGGVSVQFGGALAVTLMPRAGALGVVTLRLLVAAVVLLVVCRPRVRGHSRADWGTVVVFGITMAAMNGLFYQSVARIPLGPAVTLEVLGPLVLSVLASRRALNLVWAGLALGGVFLLGGGGFSSLDPTGVAFALSAGAMWAAYIVFSARTGRRFPQADGLALAMVVAAVAFLPLGIVESGSKLLDPTTVALGAAVAILSSVLPYTLELLALRRLPASTFAILMSLEPAVAATAGFLVLSQTLSAMEALAIGLVIAASMGAVRTQVGRGKAKGLEGQLETGG from the coding sequence GTGAACAGCCCCAGCGCCGCCACCCCGTCCTCCCCGGCCCCGGCCGTCCCCACGACGGCACCCGTGCCCACGGACGGCGTATCCACGGCGGGCGGCCCGCGCCGGCGGGGCTCCCTCGGACCCGTGGGCCTGGTCCTCGCCGGAGGCGTCTCCGTGCAGTTCGGCGGCGCCCTCGCGGTGACCCTGATGCCGCGGGCCGGCGCCCTCGGTGTCGTGACGCTGCGGCTGCTGGTGGCCGCCGTCGTGCTGCTCGTGGTCTGCCGCCCCAGGGTGCGCGGGCACTCGCGCGCCGACTGGGGCACGGTCGTCGTCTTCGGCATCACGATGGCCGCGATGAACGGGCTCTTCTACCAGTCGGTCGCCCGCATCCCGCTGGGCCCCGCCGTCACCCTCGAAGTGCTCGGCCCGCTCGTGCTCTCCGTCCTCGCGTCCCGCCGCGCCCTGAACCTGGTCTGGGCCGGCCTCGCCCTCGGCGGCGTCTTCCTGCTCGGCGGCGGAGGCTTCAGCAGCCTCGACCCCACCGGTGTCGCCTTCGCCCTGAGCGCGGGCGCCATGTGGGCGGCGTACATCGTCTTCAGCGCTCGTACGGGCCGACGCTTCCCCCAGGCCGACGGCCTCGCCCTCGCGATGGTGGTCGCGGCGGTGGCCTTCCTGCCGCTGGGGATCGTCGAGTCCGGCTCGAAACTCCTCGACCCGACCACGGTCGCGCTGGGCGCCGCGGTGGCGATCCTCTCCTCCGTCCTGCCCTACACCCTCGAACTCCTCGCCCTGCGCCGCCTGCCCGCCTCCACCTTCGCCATCCTCATGAGCCTCGAACCGGCCGTCGCCGCCACCGCCGGCTTCCTGGTCCTGAGCCAGACGCTCTCCGCCATGGAGGCTCTCGCGATCGGGCTGGTCATCGCGGCGAGCATGGGGGCGGTGCGGACACAGGTGGGACGGGGGAAGGCGAAGGGGCTGGAAGGGCAGCTGGAGACCGGCGGCTGA
- a CDS encoding ATP-binding protein yields the protein MISSILVANRGEIACRVFRTCGELGIRTVAVYSDADENALHARVADAAVRLPGAAPAETYLRGDLIVKAALSAGADAVHPGYGFLSENAGFARAVLDAGLVWIGPPPEAIEAMASKTRAKKLMGLAPLETVTADDLPVLVKAAAGGGGRGMRVVRELADLDAELTAARAEALSAFGDGEVFVEPYVEGGRHVEVQILADTHGTVWALGTRDCSLQRRHQKVIEEAPAPGLGDLTETLHDLSVRAARAVDYVGAGTVEFLVADGKAHFLEMNTRLQVEHPVTEAVFGIDLVALQIRVAEGEPLDNDPPRARGHAIEARLYAEDPARAWAPQTGTLHRLTVPDGIRLDTGYTDGDPIGIHYDPMLAKACAHAPTRAQALRKLSAALERAEIHGPVTNRDLLVRSLRHPEFARACMDTGFYDRHLPELTTVLPDPYAPLAAALADAHGRSRFGGGWRNLPSQPQIKRYFMAGEEHEAHYQHTREGLSAEAHGVRVVHADARRVVLEVAGVRRTFEVTRYDDQIFVNTTTLTALPRFPDPATHHAPGSLLAPMPGTVVRVAEGLTAGAAVRAGQPLLWLEAMKMEHKISAPATGTLTALHATPGQQVEVGTLLAVVEDDRAP from the coding sequence GTGATCAGCTCAATCCTTGTGGCCAACCGGGGCGAGATCGCCTGCCGTGTCTTCCGCACCTGCGGTGAGTTGGGGATCCGAACGGTCGCCGTGTACTCGGACGCCGACGAAAACGCCCTCCACGCGCGCGTGGCCGACGCGGCGGTACGGCTGCCGGGCGCGGCGCCCGCGGAGACGTATCTGCGCGGCGATCTGATCGTGAAGGCGGCCCTGAGCGCCGGCGCGGACGCCGTGCACCCCGGGTACGGCTTCCTCTCCGAGAACGCCGGCTTCGCGCGGGCCGTCCTCGACGCGGGCCTCGTCTGGATCGGCCCGCCGCCCGAGGCGATCGAGGCGATGGCCTCCAAGACGCGCGCCAAGAAGCTGATGGGCCTCGCACCCCTGGAGACGGTCACCGCCGACGACCTCCCGGTCCTCGTCAAGGCGGCCGCGGGCGGCGGCGGACGCGGCATGCGCGTCGTCCGGGAACTCGCCGACCTGGACGCCGAGTTGACGGCCGCCCGCGCCGAGGCCCTCAGCGCCTTCGGTGACGGCGAGGTCTTCGTCGAGCCCTACGTAGAGGGCGGCCGGCACGTCGAGGTGCAGATCCTCGCCGACACGCACGGCACCGTGTGGGCGCTCGGCACCCGCGACTGCTCCCTCCAGCGCCGCCACCAGAAGGTCATCGAGGAGGCCCCGGCGCCCGGCCTCGGCGACCTCACGGAAACCCTCCACGACCTGTCCGTACGCGCCGCCCGAGCCGTCGACTACGTGGGCGCCGGGACGGTCGAGTTCCTGGTCGCCGACGGCAAGGCCCACTTCCTGGAGATGAACACCCGCCTCCAGGTCGAACACCCCGTCACGGAAGCCGTCTTCGGCATCGACCTCGTGGCCCTCCAGATCCGTGTCGCCGAGGGCGAGCCGCTCGACAACGACCCCCCACGCGCGCGCGGCCACGCGATCGAGGCCCGCCTGTACGCCGAGGACCCGGCACGCGCGTGGGCCCCGCAGACCGGCACCCTGCACCGCCTCACCGTCCCGGACGGCATCCGCCTCGACACCGGCTACACCGACGGCGACCCCATCGGCATCCACTACGACCCGATGCTCGCCAAGGCCTGCGCCCACGCCCCCACGCGCGCGCAGGCCCTCCGCAAGCTGAGCGCGGCCCTGGAGCGCGCCGAGATCCACGGCCCGGTCACCAACAGGGACCTGCTCGTACGGTCCCTGAGGCACCCGGAGTTCGCCCGCGCCTGCATGGACACCGGGTTCTACGACCGCCACCTGCCCGAGCTCACGACGGTCCTCCCGGACCCGTACGCACCCCTGGCGGCCGCCCTCGCGGACGCGCACGGCCGCTCGCGGTTCGGCGGCGGCTGGCGGAACCTCCCCTCCCAGCCGCAGATCAAGCGCTACTTCATGGCGGGGGAGGAGCACGAGGCCCACTACCAGCACACCCGCGAGGGCCTGAGCGCCGAGGCCCATGGGGTGCGCGTGGTGCACGCCGACGCCCGCCGTGTCGTCCTCGAAGTGGCGGGCGTGCGGCGGACGTTCGAGGTCACGCGATACGACGACCAGATCTTCGTGAACACCACCACCCTCACCGCACTGCCCCGCTTCCCCGATCCGGCCACGCATCACGCCCCCGGCTCACTGCTCGCACCGATGCCCGGCACCGTGGTCCGGGTGGCGGAGGGCCTGACCGCGGGAGCCGCTGTACGGGCCGGACAGCCCCTGCTGTGGCTGGAGGCGATGAAGATGGAGCACAAGATCTCCGCGCCCGCGACAGGCACGCTCACGGCCTTGCACGCGACTCCGGGCCAACAGGTGGAGGTCGGGACCTTGCTGGCCGTGGTGGAGGACGACCGCGCCCCGTAA